In Sander vitreus isolate 19-12246 chromosome 7, sanVit1, whole genome shotgun sequence, a genomic segment contains:
- the asb8 gene encoding ankyrin repeat and SOCS box protein 8 produces MSNRAANSQYTVTCQISRPWTRNACLVSPLPGCHGPQLHMSSTMWYIMQSIQSKYSLSERLIRTIAAIRSFPHDNVEDLIRKGADVNRMHGTLKPLHCACMVADADCVELLLEKGAEVNALDGYNRTALHYAAEKDESCVELLLEYGAQPNALDGNKDTPLHWAAFKDNPECVRALLESGACPNARDYNNDTPLSWAAMKGNLESVKVLLDYGAQVHVTNLKGQTPISRLVALLARGLGTEQEEECLELLCRAAGRFEIRRADGTLPRELSKDPQLLAKLTNMVAQAPTLRSLARCAVRQSLGVQFLPTAVKELPLPETIKDYLLLRD; encoded by the exons ATGTCGAACAGAGCAGCAAACAGTCAATATACGGTAACCTGTCAGATCTCGAGACCGTGGACCAGAAACG CGTGCCTAGTGTCACCCCTGCCAGGGTGCCATGGTCCTCAGTTACACATGAGCTCTACTATGTGGTACATCATGCAAAGCATTCAAAGTAAATACTCATTGTCTGAGCGGCTCATCCGCACCATTGCAGCAATTCGCTCATTCCCCCACGACAATGTGGAGGATCTCATTCGAAAG GGAGCTGATGTGAACCGGATGCATGGCACACTTAAGCCCCTGCACTGTGCCTGTATGGTCGCTGATGCCGACTGTGTGGAGCTGCTGTTGGAGAAGGGCGCAGAG GTGAATGCTTTGGATGGATACAACCGGACAGCACTGCACTATGCAGCTGAGAAGGATGAGAGCTGCGTGGAGCTGCTGTTGGAGTATGGGGCCCAGCCAAACGCCCTGGATGGCAATAAGGACACTCCACTTCACTGGGCCGCCTTCAAAGATAACCCAGAGTGTGTGAGGGCCCTGCTGGAGAGTGGGGCCTGTCCCAATGCCAGGGACTACAACAATGACACGCCTTTGAGCTGGGCAGCAATGAAGGGCAACCTGGAGAGTGTCAAAGTGCTTTTAGACTATGGAGCCCAAGTCCATGTGACCAACCTGAAGGGACAGACCCCTATCTCCCGACTGGTTGCCCTCTTGGCTCGGGGCCTGGGTACTGAACAGGAGGAGGAGTGCCTAGAGCTGCTGTGCCGGGCAGCAGGGCGGTTTGAGATCCGACGGGCTGACGGCACCCTTCCCAGGGAGCTGAGTAAGGATCCCCAGCTGCTGGCAAAGCTGACCAACATGGTGGCTCAGGCTCCCACGCTTCGCTCTTTGGCACGCTGTGCTGTCCGTCAGAGTCTCGGAGTCCAGTTCCTCCCCACTGCTGTAAAAGAGCTTCCTTTACCAGAGACTATCAAAGACTATTTACTGCTGAGAGACTGA